In Plasmodium knowlesi strain H genome assembly, chromosome: 7, one DNA window encodes the following:
- a CDS encoding nucleoporin NUP221, putative, whose amino-acid sequence MYMQNSSSNNLFGSFNNQGNNANKGIFGNANIQPTLSNTDHSSIFGVSKTPQSNNALMNKNMFSMNTGSTGLGGNKGLYDNMNNQSNLGNKNIFGGSSVGNSANQGNMGGSNLFMNSSNQNSLGMKNIFGGTTNLNTPGTNLANKGIFGGMQQNNQSSAPSSSNLFGNLSSNQTSSGNMFGNLSSTNQSKGNSLFGATSQSNQTPGSNMFGNASSMNQNKPSGGLFGALQTTNQGNTSSSMFGSATGGMSQNKGSTTLFGGMSGNTPTTAGSGNLFGNASSMNQNKPSGGLFGALQTTNQGNTGSSMFGSAAGGMSQNKGTSLFGGSFGTANQGSTQSNMFGNASSMNQNKPSGGLFGALQTTNQGNTGSSMFGSAAGGMSQNKGSTTLFGGMSGNTPTTAGSGNLFGNASSMNQNKPGGVFGNLQSPSQSTTGTSNMFGGLGASQAKPATGGNLFGGMSSTPGTSGTTGTGSNLFGSTVQGSQNKTGSNIFGTLSGGTQGGSSSGLFGATTSTSTPMGGNNVFASSMTTATSQNKFNSIFGQVGTGGQSTSVNSATTGISSTPGLGGGTQSGSTGNMFGSVSTGTNLGGVGDSKNIFGTSSGFSLGSGNTGANSTAGIGGVGTGLSTGGVGLGMGSNLGTTMGTSVSTNMGSNLSSNLGSNLGSNLGSNLTSNINTNLNLGAGSGTNMGANASGSSSIFGNLGGLNSNLGGNTMIGSSGLGQKMSTSEAGGASTSLLLGNKNMAANNSTLMSTQSNLLLGDKGKVTNFMAQEFKSDQKDELSGSKDNLDKSVEELTIIKKQEGIFDEAYEEDEVLSEKESEGTFYNYINLIINDNINDIQKTTFSLLNDHDSLMWDNFKSNIFKNFVDYLVNAKQKKNQKVVKSNVLDLDPHEFQILIWLYNVNAYKVDFIPFKSFYYLLLSDTNLNYSKIFIGNVDKNLFPGSFVEVNDHYYMNSKNHFFKSQISKYQESDLVSSRDRRRGKRKGTNGTNVNALDVDSIYKQVLKDILNSLLNMNLSITKENIKRREKEEYYENGDNSNNNGNINANVNGKDKINSGSNYTYENLLLNYLFGTLQHLHDKFYKIEISNYVAKDLNQIDEYFVDSKSNAIFSYCYDNFYKNEMDKENCTIHFFFYLVNIMFRCGNYLGLIQIIKGEEFVKNLSIDSYLYDFVILLIRILFLIYNKSNEISIFENMKVDFDCTDIFKKKINMSVLINFFHSIIYLCVNNIYAYDLLCVLFSDIFYKKGAMYTNRDKKMEMKNIFHYTEGRSPSYESHHGEQEDDDEDDHHHDSRVGSNRNDYNREGGHYKGRRYDGDEGVVPGKDSIKGRRREQRSKTQYSNDYYGDYNDLPYGSEYDEYYGDGYVVPRRSDGTSSRHPSNHRNGGRRHNNDDLINDEGGNSRGRSRSRGDANSNKKNHSMRGYFSSDENSNNGRGGKGKKGKNNKSFFDMFTNMLQKPKKPQEDEFGNFEINEEIEDRMKRESEHICYIESLGITNKYGYNFEYCNIETSIWIELTLFLSKNFDLYGSKFQENFDIMDTNLSFYNYDDDNNAFLNDTKYRREKINSKIEKLFICISHCIVNENKEFFAICSKLKVDEVINNFIVVDGKIAEKVKGNISKVLKNNFVLYIKLFYYLLLVGNVYTTVAFLSCISNNVQRILLVLTIFLHKNDIFENEQLNNIKLKTLQFLKLKNDSDSFLDHSMNGINDEVSTAAAAVEATEIVATSVADRMNLINLSLNSSDLPYDYFVLRNNNINILLKVTYLLNLKTSLSIKLLKSIVQDNQDILLHESVIGHINNDGNILYGKLHDFLFLFKNKVKMRKDTKCYFLMYYVLYKKKLFHNNKLCKHKNENDEEYHYKCRNFKYVQSKNINTLNKISLDNSIISVHGSILYKISQFYAILAYFANQRKNYIISFICYYILKDEQSAINSLIRIYNDELIYYYHNNEREYVYIRKCAFRFYHLAKNMWPSNVKLESIENKSYLILSILFMKRKMFEEAFIIFSSCLIPDNMLEKLSTADYYNIDLSSNFLMTLRELCRQNYQISELVGQSTLHAVVKFLLPIKDKLDAQVVESINYLSTLSY is encoded by the exons ATGTATATGCAAAACTCCTCGTCGAATAACCTCTTTGGATCCTTTAACAACCAAGGaaataatgcaaataaaGGAATTTTTGGAAATGCGAACATTCAACCCACCCTATCGAACACGGACCACTCGTCCATTTTTGGAGTTTCGAAAACACCGCAATCCAACAATGCGCTAATGAATAAGAATATGTTTAGTATGAACACGGGCTCCACTGGATTAGGCGGAAATAAAGGACTCTACGACAACATGAATAATCAATCCAATTTAGGTAACAAGAATATATTTGGAGGGTCCAGTGTAGGAAATAGTGCCAATCAAGGAAATATGGGAGGAAGTAATTTATTCATGAATTCAAGTAATCAGAATAGCTTAGgcatgaagaatatttttggaGGGACAACCAATTTAAATACCCCAGGAACGAACTTAGCCAATAAAGGGATTTTTGGAGGAATGCAACAGAATAATCAAAGCTCTGCTCCATCGTCAAGTAATCTTTTTGGCAATTTATCGTCTAATCAAACGAGCTCCGGCAATATGTTTGGGAATTTATCCTCTACTAACCAAAGTAAGGGAAATAGTTTATTTGGTGCAACGTCTCAGTCTAATCAAACACCAGGAAGTAACATGTTTGGAAATGCATCTTCAATGAACCAGAACAAGCCCAGCGGTGGGCTTTTTGGAGCGTTGCAGACGACTAATCAGGGTAATACAAGTAGTAGCATGTTCGGAAGTGCTACCGGTGGGATGAGCCAAAACAAGGGAAGTACAACTCTCTTCGGTGGAATGTCGGGCAACACGCCTACCACCGCAGGATCTGGAAATCTCTTTGGAAATGCATCTTCTATGAACCAGAACAAGCCCAGTGGTGGGCTTTTTGGAGCTCTGCAGACGACTAATCAGGGTAATACAGGTAGTAGCATGTTTGGAAGTGCTGCCGGTGGGATGAGCCAAAACAAGGGGACCAGTCTATTTGGTGGATCCTTTGGGACAGCGAATCAAGGATCAACACAGAGTAACATGTTTGGGAATGCATCTTCAATGAACCAGAACAAGCCCAGTGGTGGGCTTTTTGGAGCGTTGCAGACGACTAATCAGGGTAATACAGGTAGTAGCATGTTTGGAAGTGCTGCCGGTGGGATGAGCCAAAACAAGGGAAGTACAACTCTCTTCGGTGGAATGTCGGGCAACACGCCTACCACCGCAGGATCTGGAAATCTCTTTGGAAATGCATCTTCCATGAACCAGAACAAGCCAGGTGGAGTTTTCGGAAATTTGCAATCACCCAGCCAGAGCACAACAGGTACCAGCAACATGTTTGGCGGCCTGGGAGCGAGTCAAGCAAAGCCCGCCACGGGTGGAAACCTCTTTGGAGGAATGTCTTCAACCCCGGGGACGAGTGGAACTACCGGGACAGGTAGCAACCTCTTCGGGAGCACAGTGCAAGGTAGCCAAAATAAAACCGGCAGTAATATTTTTGGCACATTGTCAGGAGGTACACAGGGTGGAAGTAGCAGTGGCCTTTTCGGTGCAACAACTTCTACAAGTACCCCTATGGGAGGTAATAATGTATTTGCATCTTCCATGACAACGGCAACAAgccaaaataaatttaatagCATATTTGGACAGGTTGGAACAGGTGGTCAGAGTACATCTGTAAATTCTGCTACCACGGGAATTTCCTCCACTCCAGGATTAGGAGGAGGAACGCAAAGTGGTAGCACGGGTAATATGTTTGGAAGCGTATCCACAGGTACGAATTTGGGTGGGGTGGGTGACAGCAAGAATATATTTGGAACATCGTCTGGTTTTTCCTTAGGATCGGGGAATACGGGTGCGAATTCCACCGCTGGAATTGGAGGAGTGGGAACCGGGTTAAGCACAGGGGGAGTTGGACTAGGTATGGGATCCAATTTAGGAACAACCATGGGGACAAGTGTGAGCACCAACATGGGTTCAAATTTGAGTTCGAATTTGGGTTCCAATTTAGGTTCGAATTTGGGTTCTAATTTGACATCAAATATTAATACGAACTTAAACTTGGGGGCAGGTTCCGGTACCAATATGGGCGCTAATGCCAGCGGGTCTTCGAGCATATTTGGCAATTTAGGCGGATTAAATTCCAATTTGGGTGGCAACACAATGATAGGAAGTAGCGGTTTGGGCCAGAAAATGAGTACCAGTGAAGCAGGTGGAGCGTCCACCAGCCTGCTCCtcggaaataaaaatatggcaGCTAATAACAGTACGTTGATGAGCACGCAGAGTAATCTGTTGTTAGGCGACAAGGGAAAGGTAACGAATTTTATGGCACAAGAATTTAAAAGTGATCAAAAGGATGAATTGTCTGGAAGTAAAGATAATTTGGACAAGTCAGTAGAAGAGTTAACTATTATAAAAAAGCAGGAAGGTATTTTTGATGAAGCATATGAAGAGGATGAGGTGTTGAGCGAGAAGGAATCTGAAGGAACATTTTACAAttatattaatttaattataaatGATAATATAAACGATATACAGAAGACAACATTTTCATTATTAAATGATCATGATTCCTTAATGTGGGATAATTTTAAaagtaatatttttaaaaattttgtggATTATTTAGTGAATgctaaacaaaaaaaaaatcaaaaagtTGTTAAGAGTAATGTGCTAGATTTGGATCCACATGAATttcaaattttaatttgGCTATATAATGTGAACGCATATAAAGTCGATTTTATTCCCTTTAAgagtttttattatttattgtTAAGTGATACAAATTTAAATTActcgaaaatttttatcgGAAATGTGGacaaaaatttatttcctgGAAGTTTTGTTGAAGTGAATGATCATTATTATATGAACTCGAAGAACCATTTCTTCAAATCTCAGATAAGTAAATACCAGGAGAGTGACTTGGTGTCAAGTAGGGATAGAAGGCGAGGCaagaggaaaggaacaaaCGGCACAAATGTGAACGCCTTAGATGTGGATTCCATTTATAAGCAAGTTTTGAAAGACATTCTGAATAGCTTACTAAATATGAATTTGTCTATaacgaaggaaaatataaaaagaagggaaaaggaggagtacTACGAAAACGGGGATAACAGCAACAATAATGGTAATATCAACGCTAATGTCAACGGCAAGGATAAGATAAATTCTGGCTCCAACTATACATACGAAAATTTACTGCTGAACTATTTGTTCGGAACGCTTCAACATTTACATGATAAGTTTTACAAAATCGAAATAAGCAATTATGTTGCCAAGGATTTAAACCAGATTGATGAATATTTTGTCGATTCCAAATCGAacgccattttttcttactgttatgataatttttataagaaTGAAATGGACAAGGAAAACTGCactatccattttttcttctacctGGTGAACATAATGTTTCGGTGCGGAAATTACTTGGGGCTAATACAGATAATTAAGGGCGAAGAATTTGTGAAGAATTTAAGCATTGACAGTTACCTGTATGATTTTGTAATATTGCTGAtaagaattttatttttaatttacaatAAAAGTAACGAGATAAGCATTTTCGAGAATATGAAGGTGGATTTTGACTGCAcagacatttttaaaaaaaaaatcaacatgTCTGTgttgattaattttttccattcaatTATTTATCTCTGCGTTAACAACATTTATGCGTACGACCTGCTGTGCGTGCTGTTCTCtgacattttttacaaaaaaggggccATGTACACTAAtagggataaaaaaatggagatgaaaaatattttccattatACCGAGGGGAGGAGCCCAAGCTATGAGAGCCACCATGGGGAGCAGGAAGATGACGATGAGGATGATCATCATCATGACAGCCGTGTTGGGTCGAATAGAAATGACTACAATAGGGAGGGTGGCCATTATAAGGGTCGTCGGTACGATGGGGACGAGGGAGTAGTTCCCGGCAAGGATTCCATCAAGGGAAGGCGTCGAGAACAAAGATCCAAAACTCAATACAGTAACGACTACTACGGTGATTATAACGACCTCCCCTATGGTAGTGAGTACGATGAGTACTATGGTGATGGGTACGTGGTTCCCCGAAGGAGCGATGGTACAAGTAGCAGGCATCCTAGTAACCATCGCAACGGAGGGAGACGACACAACAACGATGACCTAATCAATgatgaagggggaaatagcAGAGGTAGGAGTCGCAGTAGGGGAGATGCTAATAGTAACAAGAAGAACCACTCGATGAGGGGCTACTTCAGTAGCGATGAGAATAGCAACAACGGAAGaggagggaaagggaaaaaaggaaaaaataataaaagctTCTTTGATATGTTCACAAATATGTTACAGAAGCCGAAGAAACCCCAAGAGGATGAATTTGGAAATTtcgaaataaatgaagagaTAGAGGACAGAATGAAGAGAGAATCGGAACACATATGTTACATCGAATCTTTAGGAATCACCAACAAGTATGGCTATAATTTTGAGTACTGCAACATTGAGACGAGTATATGGATCGAGTTAACTTTGTTTCTTTCGAAGAACTTTGATTTGTATGGAAGTAAGTTTCAAGAAAATTTTGATATCATGGATACCAACTTAAGTTTTTACAATTACGATGATGATAATAATGCATTTTTAAATGACACAAAATatagaagggaaaaaataaacagcaaaattgaaaaattatttatttgtatatCCCACTGTATTGTCAACGAGAATAAAGaattttttgccatttgttCGAAGCTGAAGGTGGATGAAGtgataaataattttattgtGGTGGATGGAAAAATAGCGGAAAAGGTTAAGGGAAATATATcaaaagttttaaaaaataatttcgtGCTTTACATTAAGCTATTTTACTATCTCCTGCTAGTGGGAAATGTTTACACGACCGTTGCATTTTTATCGTGTATATCGAATAACGTACAGAGAATCCTTCTAGTGCTGACCATATTTTTGCACAAGAATGACATTTTCGAGAATGAGCAAttgaataatataaaattaaagacattacaatttttgaaattaaaaaatgatagcGACTCATTTTTGGATCATTCCATGAATGGTATTAATGACGAAGTTTCGACTGCTGCAGCAGCGGTGGAAGCCACGGAAATTGTGGCTACCTCTGTAGCAGATAGAATGAATTTAATCAACCTGAGTTTGAATAGTAGTGACCTGCCCTATGATTATTTTGTACTTCGAAATAATAACATAAATATTTTGTTGAAAGTAACATATCTGCTTAATTTGAAGACCAGCTTAAGTATCAAACTGTTGAAGAGCATTGTGCAGGATAATCAAGACATCCTTCTGCATGAGAGTGTAATTGGGCATATAAATAACGACGGGAATATCCTTTATGGCAAATTACATgattttctgtttttatttaaaaataaagtaaaaatgagaaaggaCACAAAATGCTACTTTTTAATGTACTACGTTTTGTACAAGAAGAAACTTTttcataataataaattatgtaaacataaaaatgagaatgACGAGGAATACCATTACAAGTgcagaaattttaaatacgtgcaaagcaaaaatattaacaCGTTGAATAAAATATCCTTGGATAACTCCATCATCAGTGTCCATGGATCCATTTTGTACAAGATTTCTCAGTTCTATGCTATCCTGGCGTACTTTGCCAACCAGAGGAAAAACTACatcatttcttttatctGCTACTACATTTTGAAGGATGAGCAGAGCGCCATAAATTCCTTGATAAGGATTTACAACGACGAGCTGATATACTACTACCACAACAACGAGCGGGAGTACGTCTACATTCGCAAGTGCGCCTTCCGCTTTTATCACTTGGCCAAG AACATGTGGCCCTCGAACGTCAAGTTGGAGTCAATTGAAAACAAGTCCTACTTAATCCTGAGCATTCTGTtcatgaagaggaagatgttCGAAGAGGCCTTTATAATCTTTTCTTCCTGCCTCATTCCGGACAACATGTTGGAGAAACTGTCCACGGCAGATTACTACAACATCGATTTATCTTCCAACTTTTTGATGACTCTACGGGAGCTGTGTCGACAGAACTATCAG ATAAGCGAACTTGTAGGACAGAGCACCCTTCACGCAGTCGTTAAATTTCTGTTGCCCATCAAGGACAAGTTGGATGCTCAAGTTGTGGAGAGCATCAACTATCTGAGCACATTAAGctattaa
- a CDS encoding mitochondrial carrier protein, putative, with amino-acid sequence MNELSVNDAFDDIEIESFDFIWEEWEEYKGDVPLWQHIFCGSIAGLMEHVFMYPLDTIKTYIQTNDRLKCGRRVYDRCSMYRQNGNGSNFNDIKAHKSGLHVDKKNFGTSRGCDGCIYKKTCTYDNFCNMKMMAAFNKKGVFHASTLGDTSGGLRKSKQNLRQLLCGGLNVEQRGVMPQVVNKKIQSRRYHSRVMDKHFAIDNGSVKQGKCGNGSCQYNQLVKLRKYRACNLFDKPPGAVGDSLAMGNSQNMKIHSLAKGSIRMGRNTLSRARSGGTVQAMQEMKNSQRFGITCDTSGSSTTKWQYRGHTNNLICNNIKEGVSPSSVNHKEINHLGSKKITGRIIFKKGMNGVSMCGRKSQYHKYARNGITVKICNPAKRDYIEMEPLLRKVGANHVIKKNLGGMERINNVLLNDLFGKYTHITSNKSSNTHLMRVKRNNRLSFRSLEDGRVPRATNDKGYVISESNKLGKKTNLSFIFSENKCINSGNTDGGNRLQLSKYLKLFQKTSKNPQYDHCLPSETFKRSYMFQKNEWNLFTLILENIKKGLLQTKWYNTPISASVLSNGKAVIMRSDSFNSYYSLLRNNNNIFRNNLCYVSKSYMYRNLFDRSIHSSCKNNFYKNRNSNFSYSRFSRNGKRFNFMRNLFPNMSYGVNIAKQNCSLIRSNVSNLYRGVNVVVLGCIPAHAMYFSTFEYSKKYFSNVCSKNMPMQVRGSGGGSRLEGGGNHHLDMKKTEGGNYKLGDLNYFGIAISGFLATIAHDLIITPIDTLKQRLQLGINKNSLDSIKFLREHGIRSLYLSLPITLLMNIPYQIIMICTNEKMKKVYFEYFCGMSGLGRNNSQGACTTGGSSDRSCSVAGGGHTNGEAKEESKNTPTSGGAKRDEAGHSSEKLHTSMEGLSGNSDELIKSFIEQDTDSVNYMSTNSGQKYASNDRENTLLTNQIKFDGEQMKEETLFKNVINKLENNCINDLSERYDHKIGDSFNFTGAKCDNVELKNMWLGNYNNDDNNSNRRKEFFNKPFNHITSYFVCAGIGGGIAAVVTNPLDVVKTRIQTECLNAKGFNFYRVVSNLYHKEGFRSFFKGSMARMALCIPASAISWGTYETMKRFFKVNLNSA; translated from the coding sequence ATGAACGAGCTATCCGTAAATGACGCCTTTGACGACATCGAAATTGAGTCTTTTGATTTTATTTGGGAAGAATGGGAAGAGTACAAGGGAGATGTGCCCCTGTGGCAACATATATTCTGTGGAAGTATAGCAGGGCTGATGGAGCACGTTTTTATGTACCCCCTGGACACGATTAAAACGTATATCCAAACGAATGATCGTCTGAAATGTGGGAGGAGGGTTTACGACAGGTGCAGCATGTACAGACAAAATGGTAATGGGAGTAATTTCAACGACATAAAGGCTCACAAAAGTGGCTTGCATGTGGATAAGAAGAACTTTGGCACGTCTAGAGGGTGTGATGGATGTATTTATAAGaagacatgtacatatgacAATTTTTGTAACATGAAGATGATGGCTGcgtttaataaaaaaggtgTTTTCCACGCTAGCACACTTGGTGATACATCCGGTGGATTGAGAAAGAGTAAACAAAATTTGAGACAACTTCTTTGCGGAGGTTTAAATGTAGAACAGAGGGGAGTAATGCCGCAGGtggtgaataaaaaaattcaatcgCGTAGATACCATAGTAGAGTAATGGATAAACACTTTGCTATCGATAATGGAAGTGTCAAGCAGGGCAAATGTGGTAATGGTAGTTGTCAGTATAACCAGTTGgtaaaattaaggaaataCCGAGCATGCAATTTGTTTGATAAGCCTCCTGGGGCTGTAGGTGACAGCCTGGCGATGGGTAATTCCCAGAATATGAAAATCCATTCATTAGCCAAAGGTTCTATTAGGATGGGAAGGAATACCTTAAGCAGAGCTAGAAGTGGAGGAACTGTGCAAGCAATgcaagaaatgaaaaactcCCAAAGGTTTGGAATTACTTGTGACACATCTGGTAGTTCTACTACGAAATGGCAATATAGAGGCCACACAAATAATCTCATATGTAACAATATTAAGGAGGGTGTTTCCCCCTCATCAGTTAATCACAAAGAAATTAATCACTTGGGctcaaaaaaaatcacagggagaattatttttaagaagGGCATGAACGGTGTATCCATGTGTGGGAGAAAAAGTCAGTACCATAAATATGCTAGAAATGGCATAACAGTGAAAATTTGTAATCCTGCAAAAAGGGATTACATTGAAATGGAGCCACTTCTCCGCAAGGTGGGGGCAAATCAcgtaataaaaaagaatttggGGGGGATGGAAAGGATAAACAATGTTTTACTAAATGATCTGTTtggaaaatatacacatataacgAGTAACAAAAGCAGTAACACACATTTGATGCGTGTTAAGAGGAACAATCGTCTATCTTTCAGGAGTTTAGAGGATGGTAGAGTTCCCAGAGCGACTAATGATAAGGGATATGTGATAAGTGAGTCTAACAAATTGGGCAAGAAAACCAATTtatcctttattttctcGGAGAATAAATGCATAAATAGTGGCAATACTGATGGCGGCAACAGACTACAGTTAAGTAAATATTTGAAGCTCTTTCAAAAGACAAGTAAGAATCCCCAATATGATCATTGCCTTCCCAGTGAGACATTTAAAAGAAGTTATATgttccaaaaaaatgaatggaattTGTTCACActcattttggaaaatataaaaaagggtcTTCTCCAAACCAAGTGGTACAATACACCCATAAGCGCATCAGTGTTATCTAATGGGAAAGCTGTGATAATGAGGAGCGATAGCTTCAAttcttactactccttattaAGAAACAATAATAACATATTTCGTAATAACCTATGTTATGTAAGTAAGAGTTATATGTACAGAAACTTGTTTGACAGAAGTATCCACTCttcatgtaaaaataatttttacaaaaatagaAACTCCAATTTCAGCTACTCCAGATTTagcagaaatggaaaaaggttCAACTTTATGAGGAATCTATTTCCAAATATGTCTTACGGAGTGAACATAGCGAAGCAAAACTGTAGTTTGATAAGAAGCAATGTTTCCAATCTGTACAGGGGGGTTAATGTGGTTGTGTTAGGATGCATTCCTGCGCATGCCATGTATTTCTCCACATTTGAATATAGTAAGAAGTACTTCTCCAATGTGTGCTCTAAGAATATGCCCATGCAAGTGCGGGGGAGTGGAGGTGGTAGCCGCCTGGAGGGAGGGGGGAATCACCATCTTGATATGAAGAAAACCGAGGGAGGGAACTACAAATTGGGAGATCTAAACTATTTTGGTATAGCCATCTCAGGGTTTTTAGCAACCATTGCACACGACTTAATTATCACACCCATAGATACACTAAAGCAGAGGTTGCAGTTAGGAATAAACAAAAACTCCCTGGATTCGATAAAGTTCCTAAGGGAGCATGGGATCAGGAGTTTATATTTGAGTTTGCCAATAACTCTGCTCATGAATATTCCCTACCAAATTATTATgatatgtacaaatgaaaaaatgaagaaagtgtATTTTGAATATTTTTGCGGAATGAGTGGGTTGGGTAGGAATAACAGCCAAGGTGCATGCACCACTGGCGGGAGCAGCGATAGGAGTTGTTCTGTAGCAGGAGGGGGACATACCAACGGCGAAGCAAAGGAAGAGAGCAAAAATACGCCTACCAGCGGTGGTGCGAAACGGGATGAAGCCGGTCATTCTTCGGAAAAGTTACATACCAGCATGGAAGGACTTAGCGGAAATAGTGACGAATTGATCAAGTCGTTCATTGAGCAAGACACAGATTCGGTGAATTATATGAGTACAAATTCTGGGCAAAAATACGCATCAAATGATAGGGAAAATACTTTATTGACGAACCAAATAAAATTCGATGGGGAACAGATGAAGGAGGAaactttatttaaaaatgtaattaaCAAATTAGAGAACAATTGTATTAATGATCTTTCAGAAAGATATGACCATAAGATAGGTGACTCGTTTAACTTTACGGGGGCAAAATGCGATAATGTGGAGTTAAAGAATATGTGGCTAGGGAATTACAACAATGatgataataatagtaaCAGGAGGAAGGAGTTTTTTAATAAACCGTTTAATCATATTAcatcttattttgtttgtgcGGGAATTGGTGGAGGAATAGCCGCGGTGGTGACAAATCCACTGGATGTTGTTAAGACGAGGATTCAGACAGAATGCCTTAACGCAAAAGGTTTCAATTTTTATCGAGTTGTATCCAACTTGTATCATAAGGagggttttcgttcctttttcaaGGGATCCATGGCCAGAATGGCCCTTTGTATTCCTGCTTCGGCTATATCATGGGGAACATACGAAACGATGAAGAGGTTTTTCAAGGTTAACCTTAATTCGGCGTAG